In Bacillus sp. KH172YL63, one genomic interval encodes:
- the pabC gene encoding aminodeoxychorismate lyase, which produces MYLYLNGDIVPAEQATISPFDHGYLYGLGVFETFRTYDGHPFLIRDHLERLRSGLKELNIATDLDEEKVIGTVRELLIKNGLKDAYCRFNVSGGQGEIGLRTDPYEKPTVILFQKGLPASAPLKEKEGVFLNLRRNTPETGERLKSHHYLNNIAAKREIGPSPDKEGIFLTGEGYLCEGITSNLFWIKDGTLYTPTVETGLLNGITRRFILALSDQLKLPAETGAFREDCLLEADEVFFTNSVQEIIPVNRIGNRDYPGRRGGYTRLLHHQYTKYTSRLHSIDEL; this is translated from the coding sequence ATGTACCTTTACCTAAACGGTGACATCGTCCCTGCCGAACAGGCAACCATCTCCCCGTTTGATCACGGCTATCTGTACGGACTTGGTGTGTTTGAAACCTTTCGCACCTATGACGGTCATCCTTTTTTGATCAGGGACCATTTGGAAAGGCTCCGGAGTGGTTTGAAGGAATTGAACATTGCAACGGATCTGGATGAAGAGAAAGTGATAGGAACCGTTCGGGAGCTGCTAATCAAAAATGGACTGAAGGACGCCTACTGCCGCTTCAATGTATCAGGTGGCCAAGGTGAAATAGGCCTAAGGACAGACCCCTATGAAAAGCCGACCGTGATTCTTTTTCAAAAGGGACTGCCGGCTTCTGCTCCGCTGAAGGAAAAGGAGGGAGTGTTCCTGAACCTGAGGAGAAACACGCCGGAAACCGGGGAACGGTTGAAATCCCACCATTATCTCAATAATATTGCAGCTAAACGGGAAATCGGACCTTCTCCCGACAAAGAAGGGATTTTCCTTACGGGTGAGGGCTATCTCTGTGAAGGGATCACCTCCAATCTTTTCTGGATCAAAGACGGGACCTTGTATACCCCGACTGTGGAAACGGGGCTGTTGAACGGGATTACCCGCAGATTCATTCTCGCCCTTTCCGACCAATTGAAGCTGCCGGCTGAGACCGGGGCGTTCAGGGAAGACTGCTTGCTTGAAGCGGATGAGGTCTTTTTTACGAACTCGGTGCAGGAAATCATCCCGGTGAACCGGATCGGAAACCGGGACTATCCGGGCAGGCGCGGCGGCTACACACGTCTGCTTCATCATCAGTACACAAAGTATACAAGCCGACTACACTCAATCGATGAATTATAG